Proteins encoded by one window of Mus musculus strain C57BL/6J chromosome 10, GRCm38.p6 C57BL/6J:
- the Scml4 gene encoding sex comb on midleg-like protein 4 isoform X3 yields MNRYAMDFSHRGSVTHSSSLYKRLTCGDSHLAGGPATTTSGSRTNPVPSGGSSSPGLRLPASSPKRNGTAIEGNRCAPSPSPEVQDTRRPSSRNPSTWTVEDVVRFVKDADPEALGPHVELFRKHEIDGNALLLLRSDMIMKYLGLKLGPALKLCYHIDKLKQAKF; encoded by the exons ATGAACCGCTACGCCATGGACTTTAGCCACAGGGGCTCCGTAACCCACTCTTCCTCACTGTACAAGAGGCTGACCTGCGGAGACAGCCACCTTGCCGGAGGCCCCGCCACCACCACCAGTGGTTCCCGCACCAACCCTGTTCCCTCTGGAGGTTCGTCGTCACCTGGACTGAGGCTGCCAGCCTCCAGCCCCAAGAGGAATGGAACAGCCATCGAAGGAAACAGATGTG CCCCGAGCCCCTCTCCGGAGGTGCAGGATACCAGGCGACCAAGCAGCAGAAACCCTTCTACCTGGACCGTGGAGGACGTGGTCCGGTTTGTGAAAGATGCTGATCCCGAGGCTCTGGGACCTCATGTGGAGCTCTTCAGAAAGCAC GAGATTGATGGCAATGCCTTGTTGTTGCTGAGGAGCGACATGATCATGAAGTACCTGGGACTGAAGCTGGGACCCGCACTGAAACTCTGCTATCACATTGACAAGCTAAAGCAAGCTAAATTCTAA